In one Cyprinus carpio isolate SPL01 chromosome B2, ASM1834038v1, whole genome shotgun sequence genomic region, the following are encoded:
- the LOC109104004 gene encoding transcriptional regulator Myc-B has translation MPLNSSMASKNYDYDYDSYQPYFYFDNEDEDFYNHQHGQTPAPNEDIWKKFELLPTPPLSPSRRPSLSDPFPSTADQLEMVSEFLGDDVVNHSFICDADYSQSFLKSIIIQDCMWSGFSAAAKLEKVVSERLASLQAARKESSRSDSVDSCRSSPNVSYLQDMSTPASQCIDPSVVFPFPLTDSSKPCKPSFTPASTTLPLDTPPNSGSSSDSDSDDEEEEEIDVVTVEKRKSVRKPDANATHQSPVVLKRCHVNIHQHNYAAQPSTRSEQPAVKRIKFESHIRVLKQMNNNRKCASPRTSDSEDNDKRRTHNVLERQRRNELKLSFFALRDVIPDVANNEKAAKVVILKKATECIETMQEDEQKLISLKEKLRRKCEHLKQRLEQLSSS, from the exons ATGCCGCTGAATTCAAGTATGGCGAGTAAAAATTACGATTACGACTACGACTCCTACCAGCCCTATTTCTATTTCGACAACGAGGATGAGGACTTTTATAACCACCAGCACGGACAGACCCCGGCGCCCAATGAGGATATATGGAAGAAATTTGAACTGCTCCCCACTCCGCCGCTCTCCCCGAGCCGGCGTCCCTCGCTGTCAGACCCCTTCCCCTCCACGGCCGACCAGCTGGAAATGGTTTCGGAGTTTCTCGGGGACGACGTGGTCAACCACAGCTTTATTTGCGACGCGGACTACTCCCAGTCTTTTCTGAAGTCGATTATCATTCAGGACTGTATGTGGAGCGGTTTCTCCGCCGCGGCTAAGCTGGAGAAGGTGGTGTCGGAGAGATTAGCGTCGCTCCAGGCGGCGAGGAAAGAGTCTTCCAGGAGCGACTCTGTGGACAGCTGTCGGTCCAGCCCTAACGTCAGCTACCTTCAGGACATGAGCACCCCTGCCTCACAGTGCATTGACCCGTCAGTGGTGTTCCCTTTCCCGCTGACTGACAGCTCAAAGCCGTGTAAACCATCATTCACACCGGCTTCCACAACACTGCCACTGGATACTCCACCAAACAGTGGGAGCAGCAGTGACAGCGATTCCG ACGACGAAGAAGAGGAGGAAATCGACGTTGTCACTGTGGAAAAGAGAAAGTCCGTGAGAAAGCCTGACGCAAACGCAACGCATCAAAGCCCTGTCGTCCTCAAGCGGTGTCACGTTAATATTCACCAACACAATTACGCTGCGCAGCCATCCACGCGGAGCGAGCAGCCTGCGGTCAAGCGGATTAAATTCGAGAGCCACATCCGGGtgttaaaacaaatgaacaacaacCGTAAATGCGCGAGTCCCAGAACGTCGGACTCTGAGGATAACGACAAACGCAGGACTCATAACGTGCTCGAGCGGCAGCGGCGGAACGAGCTCAAGCTCAGTTTCTTCGCGCTGAGAGACGTGATTCCTGACGTGGCGAACAACGAGAAAGCTGCCAAAGTGGTGATCCTCAAGAAGGCCACGGAGTGCATAGAGACCATGCAAGAAGATGAACAAAAACTGATCTCACTTAAGGAGAAATTAAGGAGGAAATGTGAACATTTGAAACAGAGACTTGAGCAGCTAAGCAGTTCTTAA